The window GGCTCGGTCAAGACGATATCCGAAGCGCTTCTTGCAGCATCGGTTGCGTCATCCACTGCTATACCAATGTCTGCTTTTTTCAGCGCTGGCGCGTCGTTCACACCGTCACCGGTCATTCCAACtatatgtttcttttcttgGAGTCTCCTTACAATCTCGTACTTGTGCTCTATAATACAAGTAATTATTgagccaaaataaataaataataataatttagaaTATCTGATATGATTGGTGAGAAAGGTTTATTAGTTAATTACCAGGAAAGACTCCAGCGAATCCATCCGCCTTCTCAATGAGCTCATCAACCGGAACTCCACCGGTGGCATCATCTTTGTTTTCGAGCAAAGAAGAGGAAGGATACATGTTAGTTCCCATCCCAAGCCTACGACCAGTTTCTTTACCAATAGCCAACTGATCTCCAGTGATCATCTTAACATTGACACCAAGATCAAGCGCACGTCTGATGGTCTCGGCACTATCGTGCCTCGGAGGGTCGAAGAGCGGGAGAAGACCAACGAACTCCCAAGGAGTTCCAGCGCTTTCTTTGTCCTTTTCAGGAACCGTTTGGCGTCCAACGCCGAGAGAACGAAGGCCACGCTCGGCGAACTTGTCGATGATGTCGTGCGCACGTTTTAGTGCCTCTCCTTTGAGGTCACAGAGAGAAATGATTTGCTCGGGGGCGCCTTTGCTGCATCTATGCCAGTCTCCACTGCCATCGATGTACGTGATTGCGGTACGTTTTTCGACGGGGTTGAATGGTAAGAAATGGACTTCGGTTATTCCAGCTCTCGCCTCTTTTGGATCGCCCAACATGTTGACAATGCATGCATCGATGGCGTCTTGGTTCTCTACTCTTGATGCTCTTGCTGAGAGTAGTATCACTGTATCTTTGTCCGCGTTTTTACAGAAAACCtacaaagatttttttaattaaaaataatttaaataatacacATATCAATTAATGCGatgatgataattttttaattaaattaccTCAATCAAGTTCTTGTCAACGGTTAGTTTGTTGAGAGTGAGGGTACCGGTTTTGTCGCTGCAAAGAACGTCCATGCCAGCCATTTCTTCAATGGCGGTCATACGTTTTGTGATGGCACCTTGCTGAGACAACCTATGAGATCCAATAGCCATTGTCACTGACAAGACAGTTGGCATGGCAATTGGGATACCTCCGATGAGAAGGACAAGAAGATTGTCGATTCCATCTCTGTACTTCCTATGCTGGATTGGATACATTACTATTATCTCAATCAACATTCCTATCGCGATTGAGCAGATACAGAAATTACCAATCGCGGTTAGGACCTGAAACATCCAAAGGCCAATCAGTTTAAATGTTTGCTTGCATCGCAAGTAAAAAATCAGAAGAATTAGTTTTAATCATTGTTATAccgtttggaaatggccaaCGTTGTTAGTACTGTCAACAAGGTGAGCAGCCTTGCCAAAGAAGGTATGCACACCGGTGGCGATGACAACGGCCTCGATCTCACCCTGTTTACAAGTGGAGCCAGAGAAGACCTCGTCTCCCGGATATTTAGTGGCGGGTAGAGATTCACCGGTGAGTGCAGACTGGTCGATTTTTAAAGGATCACCTTCGAGGAGACGAGAATCCGCTGGAACAATATCACCCAGCTTAATGCTGATTAAGTCACCTGGCACCAGCATTGCAGCTTCTTGCTCTCCCCATTTACCATCTCTCAATACCTTTGCTTTAGGTGCAAGATTGGCCATGAGAGCAGCCGCGGCATTACCTGCGTTGTTCTCCTCAATGAAACTGATTGTTGAATTTATAATAAGCAGACACATGATCCCAACGAAGTCTTGCCAATCCGGGGGTCTTCCGTCACCGTTTGCCAACACGATGGCCATGATTGCTGCTGCCTCCATCACCCATGAAAGTGGATTCCACATAAACCCTAAGAACTTTAGGAACTTGTTTTCCACTTTCTCTTCCAGTTTGTTGGCCCCAAAGATCTGGAGTCTGTTTCTTCCTTCCTCTGATGACAGACCTTCCCTTGAGCATTTTAGCTGTTGGAACACTTCGTCCACCGGAATCTTCTCCTGTAATTAGATAAATTAAATCCATGTTATAAGTTTGAATATTTGATATTCTGAATATGTtaggaataaaataaaataaaatactaacaAGATCAACGTTCTCCTTCTTTATTTCTTCCCATGAAATATCAGCAGCCATGGTGAATCAACCCAagagaacaaacaaaaacaatgaaaatgtAACTTTTTCCCTTTCAAGCTGTTTTGAAGCCAGAAAAGAGAGGTTTTCTTTAAGTTTGTGATGTTTTGTGGAGGCACAGAAGTGGTGtttatatacacacacactTACATAGGTGGCTTTGTATGGTTTAATGGTTTGTGGCAGACCTTATTTTCAGGTATTTTGACAATGTATGTGTCCAATTTTGAACTGTTTTCATGCCTTTTCTTATGCATCGCTTTGTTTTGTTCTGTGTTTCTTAACTAAAAAGAAAACGAAAAAAGTCGATTCAGTTGCCTCTCCATAAATAGTAAACTTACAGTACTCCAGTAACAAACTAAAACATTTACTTTCTCAAAACTGTTTAAATTAGACTTTAAAATAGTATCATATAATACAAGTGGCAAATGAAAAAATCAAATCCGAGCTTAATTCACTTGGAACAgaaaaaaacttacattttATAGTTCAGTTTATTTACatgttttaattatatgttaaaataaataattaatacctttttaataaatgttaaattaaactaaaaatatgtaTGTCAAGTAGAAATCTAATCACTAAAgtcttttaaatatgtatagtCTGTCGAATCTTCAAATATTTAGattcatttttgtttatgtagagaatttttgaaattatttttataagcgAAATTGAGTAAATATAGAATACAGAGAAAGAATTAACCATTTTTTGTGGAGATTACTATCAAAATCACTAGCCACTGGGAGCAACCTCAAAAGAAGACATGTTACTCAAGGTGATCTATGTAAACTATGTTGTTCTGCTCCTGAGACAGAGGTACACTTATTTTTTGACTGCCCTTATGCTCAACGTATTTGGCGAGGTTCCGGAATATCAAATACCACATTACTCAATGTACAAGCTACATTAGAAGAGAAGATTGATGTCTGTCTCACGTGCAACATATCATCAAGATGGCCACAGTTCCAAGATTTTCCTATAAGTGTTCTTTGGCGAATCTGGAAAAGTAAGAATAACCTCATATTCCAACATCGGAATACAGAATGGTGGAGAGTTCTGAAACAAGCGAAAACAGAGGCACAAGAGTGGTCAAAGGCAAGATATACGGTTCCTCTACAACAGAACAATAATAGTGGTTTGACTGACACATCTCGAGCTGGTAGATGGCATAAACCACGACAAGGATGGTGTAAATGCAACTTTGATGCATCTTTTACTTCAACTACAACCCAATGTAAGGTGGGATGTGTGATACGTGGTGATTATGGTGAATATAAAGGAGCAGGACATGCGAAAGGAAATATGGTTTCATCTCCGTTGGAAGCGGAATATAATGCACTAATAGTAACTATGCAACAATGTTGGATAAGAGGATATACTAAAGTGATCTTGAAGGTGATAACAAGAAAATGTTTGATAATCTACAATCAAGGGAATTGCAGTTTGGTTTGTATAATTGGGTTAGAGAAGCAAGATGGTGGAGCAGACAGTTTCAAGAGGTTGAATTCAAATGGATCAACAGAGCTGACAATGAAGTGGCGGACAAGTTATCCAAGATGGATACACTGGCATTATTTGAATTTTACTATTATATTCCTAGATCAGTTTCACCATTGTTGCATAATGACTATGTAAAATCTTTTGAATAATTAATGCAattggtgttaaaaaaaaaaaaaatatacagagAAAGAAATAGGTTGAGAAAGCCATAAGATTGTTTACTAAATCAAATGAGAACTAGTTATTTCGGATCACATAACTCATCCACAATAAGTAATCACCTCATCTCATTCATTCAACTCACCTTATTGCGAAATAAGATAAGTTACAACAAATCTCATATCTTCTTTTTACAACAAAATGGAAAGTTTAAACGAATTTAGCCAGACGCCCAATTTGGATTTCTATGCAAACAACATATGATGCTTGGCTCCTTGCAAGGTGTATACGGTATATCCGTATATATATCTTAGTTGATTCCAAAACAACAGCAGAAGATTTACTGAactaaaaattgataaaatttcACTTGCACATATTCATCTATTTCAttcttaaatattatattttatataataatgatTTCAATTAGTGTTTGATTCATTAACTAAATCTGAATTTTCGGGTCCTGCAATCTTTTTTCAATAAACATGAATTGAGAATCAAATACTGGCCGTGTTTAAAGAAGTGGGCTGCAGGGGTATTTTCATCAAAAGACATTATTCTTAAAACCGGAATTTCAGAGAACCCACAAAAAAAACTGGAACCAAGATTTGAGTAAAGTACACAAAGATTGGACAACTGAACCACAAGAAATACGGAAACACACAAGTTTGGAAAAAAGTAAGCACTGAAGCTAACACAGTTCCTCCCCCAAGAGAACATGAACTACTACTCATTCTCCTTGTTGCAATAATACCTTACTACGGTACTCCCCCAACGCCCATATAGGGAAAATGTTTCGGTAAGCAGCGTACGTTATCATGCAGTTCCTATTGAAGACTCCCATTATttcctgagagagagagagagagaataattATCAAGTTAACCAACAGAAACTCGTTAAAGACCAATGTGTTAATCCATCTCGTTACCTGTTGTGGGAAATCACCACTCTCCATTTGAGCATTAATCAAATATCTCGCAGCTCGATGTAGGGGTTTTTGATCTACCTCCACCTaagcacacaaaaaaaagaagagatatATAAGTGCTAATGGAAATGGATTTAAAAAGAATAGACTGAAAATTAACTCACTTGCCCAGCACCAATGAGTGATAGCAAAGCCCATGCTGTATTCACCACATGAGACCGGTTGCCTTCAAGGTTTGAATATACCTATATTCGTAAGAAGGGAACGATTCATCAAGTAGCAGTAAGTAAATAAAGTCTAATGAACATACAAAAGTGAGTACTAACTTTGTCTTGACATGAAAGATAGCTTTCTCCCCATCCGCCCGAAGGAAGTTGTTTCGACAAGAGAAATTCACAAGCTTTCGCAACAGTTGGAGAGTTTTTCAATGTCTTTCCAGCAGCTTCAAGCCCTTTCACTCCAAACCATGTCCCATACGTGAAGCAAACAGCCCATGACCCATACCTTACAGATATATATATCACAGGTTACAACTTACAAACCTACTAGAAGATACAGAAAGAAGGAATAGTTTTTATCATGACTAGTAGAGACAAACCATGAGCCATCTGATTCTTGAATAGATTCAATGAACTTAACAGCCTTCTCAATGCACTCATCTACTTCCTTCTTCCGATGACCAGGATATAGCTTTCGGAATGCTACCAACGCTTGGATTGCAGCTGACGTACACTCCACGTAACTACAGAACCATTCTAGCGAATCAAGCAACATTTCCCAAAGCATAAAGTATCAATTAAAATGGCAAGATGCTAGCGCCTTACGGGTAGTCAATAACAATATCGCCAAAGGTTTCTGCTGGATTGATTAGCTGCCAACATATATAAGCAAAGCAAAGGGGTATCAGGTACATATGTGTTTCTGAGAGCTTGGCCACATAGATACAAGCTTGAGAACATTACTGATCTACATCTGGGTACATAGACTTTACCTCCAACCAAGGGTATGACCTTGTGAGCTCATATGTCGCAAAACCTCCATCTGCATTctgaaattaaaaattagttgCTAATCAGACAAAGAAGTTGTTTTGCTTTGCGGAAAGAAAACCTATGAGTTATCAATACGTATTTGATACAAGGATTGTAAGCAAAAGTTAACCTGTAACGAAATGATAACATTAACAGCATCATATAACCGTTTCGTATCTACTGGTTCACCAACAATCTCCTTAGGAACTTTGGATAGTAAAAGAGCAGCctgaagagagagaaagaaaaaacaaactgaTTACCACCAGAAAAGAAACCGTGAAAGGTAACTAAATCTTTCACATTTTTTATTACTTTAAGTCCCTCTGCGGTGCAATCGGAGATAGGCCAACCATGATCTGCAGTTGAGAAAGGCCAAGCCCCTTTAGAAATGTGTCGATACCAGTAACTCAGATCTCCAGGGCAGTCCTCTGACACCTATCCCATGAGAAGAAACAAGCATGAGAGGGAAAATAACATCACATAGCAGATCTTCTGAGATGCCACCTATCGCAAACCTGAGAATTCTTGACATATGAATGTGCTTTTTTCAAAACTGGCCCATATTCTTCGACTAAGTTGGTTGCCAGAACAGCTTGAACAGCAAAACTCGTATCCCATAGCTGGCTTCCATTATAACCCTGTCAATTGCGGCTGCATTAGAGTATGGATAAAAAAAGCAAGGAAGGGTTTTGGTTGACAGGAAAGAATGAAACACGGAGATGCAGATGCTCTCAAGagtgtttctttctttcttatgaCTCCAGAATTATTACATTAAACACATACTATAGTAAAATTCCTAAGTTCACATAAATTAGTATAGTAATGTGATTTCTGATTACTGTTAGATTTAAAGATTTATATTTGTGaacaaaaaaagattatatTTGTATACTGTTGCGTTAATGATTCAAGCGGCGTGATAATGTACTGATTCGGCAGTCAGTCACCTTCTTCCATGTGACAAACATATCATAATcatgtataaaaaatattcGGTACCTGCATCTTCATTCCATCTTCAGCTACCCAAAGATAGTCATGGATTCTTGGTAGGTGCAACTTAAAAGCCTCTGAGTTTGGGTCCTCTACCCAACAACAAAGCATATTTAATACCTGTTATAAGAGAACAAGGAAAAGATGATTAAAGTAGAGGGTTTAAAAACAGAATAGAGCATGAGGTTTTTGAAATATCCCCAAACTGAGCATTTTAGATAATAATAACAATGGACAATGAAAAAATGGTACCGAAGATGTTGTGAATTTTGGATTTGCATACCTTATTCACGGGTCCTATGCAGATGTACCTTGTGTTCTCATCTTCGTAATGAATGTGTTCTAAAGTGGTTCTGAGAGCCTTTTCTCTCAAATTTGCACCCGGCCATCGCGTTAAAACAGGCTCAACGATCTTGTGAAGTGATGCCCAAAGAATATCTTGGACAAGTGGGTGTGGGTAGTATAAATCCTCCTTCAATATAAAAGCAACTATGAGTTACTGCATATTCTGTATTCTATCAAGAATCATTAGTTGTGTTATCCAGCCAGCCAAGGATctcattataaaataaaaatcctcaGATTACAATTCAACGTCAGTTCGACTAACCTTTGCACAAAGGTTGCGTGCTTCATTCCAGTCGACTTCATGATATGGTACAGTGAAAAGCTCCTTTCTCAGTGATAAAACAGTGGACGTTATGGGACCCACGAACCGTTTTCCGTACAAATACGACATTGGTAAGTAGACCATCCGACAATGGCACCACATCCTTCCTGGAGCACGAAAATTATTATTATGCTTTAGCTCTACTGTGCCCTATATCTAAATAAGAACTACAAAACAAGctgtattaagaaaaaaacatatctaTCTTTATAAATGGACGCACAGTTCAACCATTTGATAACTGTGTGCTTTTAAACAAGCGTGCAAAGCAGAATAGATTGCAATCTATGATCAGATGAAAAAATGCTTCCCAGATTTAGTTTACTTGAGTTGTCCATGATTAATGGTATACCATATCACATAAAGTCGCAATGCTACTAGAGCACATTTCCAAGCAGGGTAAACAACTATATACAAAGTCCAATTGTTAATAGCTGAGACCTAAGGAACCATAAAGGAGCTAAAACAGAAATGGGCAATTTTGGTTTTGCTGTGATCCATGTTATAAAACAGCCATTGAACATAGAACTGATAATGCGAGGCACTCAATTTGTAAACTGGTAAAAGAAACAATATCCAATTTGCGAGGGTATAGAGCACCTGGATGGATTGGCAGAATATACGGAAGAAGCCATATCTCAGGTGGCAGTGGGTTATTTCCAGACCATTCAAAAGCTCCAAGTACCTTCAATCACAGATCCAAGCAAAAAAAGAATGAATAAAGTAACAGAAATACTAAATATGATTTAAACATCGAAGGAGAGATAGAGGTCAGTACAGAAAGCCACATTTTCCCCCAAGAAGTGATATTGGTAGCGCCACCATGATTGAGTATCCAGTCACGCCCTATCTCCATAGCTCCATCACCATCGTTAGGTCCTTCTCCAAGCAGCCTCAGAGTAACATAGTTCAAGACAGACCCAAACATGGTGCTGGGGCCCTCAATATGTAGACCCCAACCTCCGTCCTCATTCTAAAACCAATTGATTTAGAAAATCAGGAAGTTGACATTTTATGTGTCTACAGAACACAATAGGAAACACAACTATAGGGAGATAGTGTTTGTTTGCCTGGTGATTATGGAGATAACGGCGCATTTCAGC of the Brassica rapa cultivar Chiifu-401-42 chromosome A03, CAAS_Brap_v3.01, whole genome shotgun sequence genome contains:
- the LOC103860344 gene encoding ATPase 6, plasma membrane-type, whose translation is MAADISWEEIKKENVDLEKIPVDEVFQQLKCSREGLSSEEGRNRLQIFGANKLEEKVENKFLKFLGFMWNPLSWVMEAAAIMAIVLANGDGRPPDWQDFVGIMCLLIINSTISFIEENNAGNAAAALMANLAPKAKVLRDGKWGEQEAAMLVPGDLISIKLGDIVPADSRLLEGDPLKIDQSALTGESLPATKYPGDEVFSGSTCKQGEIEAVVIATGVHTFFGKAAHLVDSTNNVGHFQTVLTAIGNFCICSIAIGMLIEIIVMYPIQHRKYRDGIDNLLVLLIGGIPIAMPTVLSVTMAIGSHRLSQQGAITKRMTAIEEMAGMDVLCSDKTGTLTLNKLTVDKNLIEVFCKNADKDTVILLSARASRVENQDAIDACIVNMLGDPKEARAGITEVHFLPFNPVEKRTAITYIDGSGDWHRCSKGAPEQIISLCDLKGEALKRAHDIIDKFAERGLRSLGVGRQTVPEKDKESAGTPWEFVGLLPLFDPPRHDSAETIRRALDLGVNVKMITGDQLAIGKETGRRLGMGTNMYPSSSLLENKDDATGGVPVDELIEKADGFAGVFPEHKYEIVRRLQEKKHIVGMTGDGVNDAPALKKADIGIAVDDATDAARSASDIVLTEPGLSVIISAVLTSRAIFQRMKNYTIYAVSITIRIVLGFMLVALIWEFDFSPFMVLIIAILNDGTIMTISKDRVKPSPIPDSWKLKEIFATGVVLGTYMALITVLFFWLAHDTDFFPQKFGVRSLKGQPEELIAVLYLQVSIISQALIFVTRSRSWSFVERPGFLLLIAFLIAQLAATLIAAYAHWEFARIKGCGWGWCGVIWIYSIITYIPLDVLKFITRYILTGKAWNNMIENRTAFTTKKDYGRGEREAQWALAQRTLHGLKPPESMFEDKATFTELSEIAEQAKKRAEVARLREVHTLKGHVESVVKLKGLDIDNLNQHYTV
- the LOC103860345 gene encoding cycloartenol synthase, with amino-acid sequence MWKLKIAEGGSPWLRTTNNHVGRQFWEFDPNLGTPEELAAVEEARKSFRENRFAKKHSSDLLMRLQFSRESLSRPVLPQVNIKDGDDVTEKMVETTLKRGVDFYSTIQASDGHWAGDYGGPMFLLPGLIITLSITGALNTVLSEQHKAEMRRYLHNHQNEDGGWGLHIEGPSTMFGSVLNYVTLRLLGEGPNDGDGAMEIGRDWILNHGGATNITSWGKMWLSVLGAFEWSGNNPLPPEIWLLPYILPIHPGRMWCHCRMVYLPMSYLYGKRFVGPITSTVLSLRKELFTVPYHEVDWNEARNLCAKEDLYYPHPLVQDILWASLHKIVEPVLTRWPGANLREKALRTTLEHIHYEDENTRYICIGPVNKVLNMLCCWVEDPNSEAFKLHLPRIHDYLWVAEDGMKMQGYNGSQLWDTSFAVQAVLATNLVEEYGPVLKKAHSYVKNSQVSEDCPGDLSYWYRHISKGAWPFSTADHGWPISDCTAEGLKAALLLSKVPKEIVGEPVDTKRLYDAVNVIISLQNADGGFATYELTRSYPWLELINPAETFGDIVIDYPYVECTSAAIQALVAFRKLYPGHRKKEVDECIEKAVKFIESIQESDGSWYGSWAVCFTYGTWFGVKGLEAAGKTLKNSPTVAKACEFLLSKQLPSGGWGESYLSCQDKVYSNLEGNRSHVVNTAWALLSLIGAGQVEVDQKPLHRAARYLINAQMESGDFPQQEIMGVFNRNCMITYAAYRNIFPIWALGEYRSKVLLQQGE